One genomic region from Arthrobacter sp. FB24 encodes:
- a CDS encoding Maf family protein yields the protein MTRLILASQSPARTKLLSHAGIRHEILVSDVDEDAVQARYGVTDPHDTALLLARAKAEAVASLPEAEGALVLGCDSVFEFDGEAHGKPYTADVAKERMLRMSGAMGVLHTGHWLVDCRDTELDDDADGDSASGTGATLGSVTSAEVHFMDMSVEEIDAYIGTGEPLQCAGSFTIDGYGGAFIRKVDGDPHTVVGLSISTLRGLLGQAQVGITELWTGGAIDPADVRAE from the coding sequence GTGACCCGCCTCATTCTTGCCTCCCAGTCCCCCGCACGCACCAAGCTGCTGAGCCATGCCGGCATCCGGCACGAAATCCTCGTCTCCGACGTGGATGAGGACGCAGTCCAGGCCCGCTACGGCGTCACGGACCCGCACGACACCGCCCTGCTTCTGGCACGAGCCAAAGCGGAGGCCGTGGCCTCACTGCCCGAGGCGGAGGGTGCTCTGGTGCTCGGCTGCGATTCCGTCTTTGAGTTCGACGGAGAGGCACACGGCAAGCCGTACACGGCCGACGTCGCCAAGGAGCGGATGCTGCGCATGAGCGGCGCCATGGGCGTGCTGCACACCGGCCACTGGCTGGTGGACTGCCGCGACACCGAGCTCGACGACGACGCCGACGGCGACTCCGCTTCCGGCACGGGCGCCACGCTGGGCTCCGTGACCTCCGCCGAAGTCCATTTCATGGACATGAGTGTCGAAGAAATCGACGCGTACATCGGCACCGGCGAGCCGCTCCAGTGCGCTGGCTCCTTCACGATCGACGGTTACGGCGGGGCCTTCATCCGGAAGGTCGACGGCGACCCCCACACCGTCGTCGGACTTTCCATTTCCACCCTTCGCGGGCTGCTGGGCCAGGCGCAGGTGGGCATCACCGAACTGTGGACCGGCGGCGCCATAGACCCCGCCGATGTCCGCGCGGAGTGA
- a CDS encoding HNH endonuclease, whose amino-acid sequence MIDEIRALENHKSALAARQARLAVAFDQQQRRQRSAAGAPADQCGAGVGAQIALARRESPANGSRLLGLAKAMVTEMPRTLAALETGQLNEWRATLLVRETACLSAEDRCAVDEELAPDTGAFDGAGDRRIIAAVRAAAYRRDPRCVTRRASHAAAERHVSLRPAPDTMCYLTALLPVAAGVAVHAALVLNAESVRSSGDPRSRGQIMADDLVERVTGTPGGFTGIEIQLVMTDRALFQGDSEPARLPGYGVVPSGWARNIIDRGGAAPAIRDQAFNTWIRRLYTAPATGELVAMDSRARLFPAGLRRFIEARDDTCRTPFCDAPIRHLDHVVPWHGGGATTLDNGAGLCEACNHTKEAPGWKAHPLNAPNAKGGARHAIRLTTPTGHSYRSTAPPLPGIQRGSPAADSGEPEGVRQRKELRHRAKIHRRTVRSLRGAPCAA is encoded by the coding sequence CTGATTGATGAGATCCGGGCCTTGGAAAACCACAAGTCTGCCCTCGCTGCCCGCCAGGCCCGGCTGGCTGTCGCATTTGACCAGCAGCAGCGCCGCCAACGGTCTGCTGCCGGAGCACCCGCAGACCAATGCGGGGCAGGTGTCGGAGCGCAGATCGCGCTCGCCCGTCGCGAATCCCCGGCTAACGGGAGCCGGCTGTTGGGCCTTGCCAAAGCTATGGTGACCGAGATGCCCCGGACCCTCGCAGCCCTGGAGACCGGGCAGTTGAACGAGTGGCGGGCCACGTTGTTGGTGCGCGAAACCGCCTGCCTGTCGGCGGAGGACCGCTGCGCCGTGGACGAGGAACTCGCCCCCGACACCGGCGCCTTTGACGGGGCAGGGGACCGCCGAATCATCGCCGCGGTCCGAGCCGCGGCTTACCGCCGTGACCCCCGTTGTGTCACCCGGAGGGCCAGTCACGCCGCAGCCGAACGCCACGTCAGCCTTCGTCCCGCTCCTGACACCATGTGCTACCTGACCGCCCTGCTGCCCGTCGCGGCGGGCGTCGCCGTTCACGCTGCCCTTGTCCTGAACGCGGAGTCTGTCCGCAGCAGCGGAGACCCTCGCTCTCGCGGACAAATCATGGCCGATGACCTGGTCGAACGCGTCACCGGGACGCCGGGCGGCTTTACAGGCATCGAAATCCAGCTCGTCATGACTGATCGGGCCCTCTTTCAAGGTGACAGCGAACCGGCACGCCTCCCCGGCTACGGTGTGGTCCCAAGCGGCTGGGCCAGAAACATCATTGACCGTGGCGGAGCTGCGCCTGCTATCCGGGATCAAGCCTTCAACACTTGGATCCGTCGTCTGTACACGGCCCCTGCCACGGGCGAGCTGGTGGCAATGGATTCCCGCGCCCGGCTTTTCCCCGCCGGACTCCGCCGCTTCATCGAGGCACGCGACGACACCTGCCGCACGCCCTTCTGCGACGCCCCCATCCGCCACCTGGACCACGTCGTCCCCTGGCACGGCGGCGGAGCCACAACACTGGACAACGGCGCCGGGCTCTGCGAGGCCTGCAACCACACTAAGGAAGCGCCGGGCTGGAAGGCTCACCCGTTGAACGCGCCAAACGCCAAGGGTGGGGCGAGGCATGCCATCCGGTTGACAACGCCCACCGGCCACAGCTACCGATCCACTGCACCGCCGTTGCCGGGAATCCAACGCGGCAGCCCGGCCGCCGACTCCGGAGAGCCGGAAGGGGTTCGCCAACGGAAAGAGCTTCGACATCGCGCCAAGATACACAGGCGAACCGTTCGGTCGCTGCGCGGTGCTCCATGCGCGGCGTAA
- a CDS encoding MMPL family transporter, producing MALLLYRLGKFSYRHRWLVISVWLAVMLAVGGAAAAFHGTLSNNFQIPGTETQRMADKLKSDLPSSSGGSASVVFEANDAQFSQAGKDAVTAALTKLKTLPDVQGTVDPFATQAQLDKAAADLTAGKEQSAAGKARLEQSAAELAAGKAQLEAAEQQMVAAGLPPAAIEAQLGQQKAALTEGQAKLDAGTKELEAGEAKLALGTRELEASKGLRFVSEDGKAAIAQVQFKTSINGLDPEVRQEVQDIVKEVSAANVTALPSKEISEDISELFGTAEIIGIAVAALVLIIMLGTLIAAGLPLLMAVVGVAVGVGATFALSGAFDMSSISPMLALMLGLAVGIDYSLFIVNRHRGQLLSGMDPEESVALATGTSGNAVLFAGLTVIIALAALVVPGLPFLAVMGLSAAATVGVAVVVALTLTPAVLSLVGRKLISKRAWAKAARHNAAPGHETEDRARDEYRSSHGWGGIVTNHPWLALLAGVVLLGVMALPASQLRLALPDASSEPVASQAFKAYDVTKRSFGEGMTGPIIVVGDLPEGLSEADAQAKQFDVADILRETGNVTAAVPLALSEDRRTAVFQVIPNEGPASASTVQVVSELRAEKDQIKDSTGVSIGLTGQTAGNVDVSTKLGDALPPYLAIVVGLSLILLLLVFRSIWVPLLATGGFLLSLAAAFGAVVAVYQWGWLGMVFGVENPGAVLSFLPIILIGVLFGLAMDYQVFITSGMRESFMHGESAKHAVRSGFSHASAVVTAAAIIMVSVFAGFIFSHLNMVRPLGFAMAFGVLIDAFVVRMTIVPAVMYLLGEKAWWLPRWLDRILPDVDVEGTKLRKDETAVVTEAEEVGAR from the coding sequence ATGGCACTTTTGCTCTACCGCCTCGGCAAGTTCTCCTACCGGCACCGCTGGCTTGTCATCTCCGTGTGGCTCGCCGTCATGCTGGCCGTCGGCGGCGCGGCTGCGGCCTTCCACGGCACCCTGTCCAACAACTTCCAGATCCCGGGCACCGAGACGCAGCGGATGGCGGACAAGCTCAAGAGCGACCTCCCCTCGTCCTCCGGCGGCTCCGCGAGCGTTGTGTTCGAAGCCAACGACGCACAATTCAGCCAAGCCGGGAAGGACGCCGTCACGGCTGCGCTGACCAAGCTCAAGACCCTCCCCGACGTCCAAGGCACGGTCGACCCGTTCGCCACCCAGGCACAGCTGGACAAGGCCGCCGCCGACCTCACCGCAGGCAAGGAGCAGTCTGCTGCCGGCAAGGCCCGGCTGGAACAATCCGCAGCCGAACTCGCCGCAGGGAAGGCCCAGCTGGAAGCTGCCGAACAGCAGATGGTGGCCGCAGGCCTGCCGCCCGCCGCGATCGAGGCACAGCTCGGCCAGCAGAAGGCAGCGCTTACCGAAGGCCAGGCAAAGCTCGACGCCGGCACAAAGGAACTGGAAGCCGGCGAGGCAAAGCTGGCCCTTGGCACGCGCGAGCTCGAGGCCTCGAAGGGCCTGCGTTTCGTCTCCGAGGACGGCAAGGCCGCGATCGCGCAGGTCCAGTTCAAGACGTCGATCAACGGCCTCGACCCCGAGGTCCGCCAGGAAGTCCAGGACATCGTCAAGGAGGTGTCCGCCGCCAACGTCACCGCGCTGCCCAGCAAGGAAATCAGCGAGGACATCTCCGAACTCTTTGGCACAGCCGAGATCATCGGCATCGCCGTGGCAGCCCTGGTCCTGATCATCATGCTCGGAACCCTGATCGCTGCCGGGCTTCCGCTGCTCATGGCCGTCGTCGGCGTGGCCGTCGGCGTGGGTGCCACGTTCGCCCTGAGCGGCGCCTTCGACATGAGCTCCATCTCCCCGATGCTCGCGCTAATGCTCGGCCTTGCCGTCGGGATCGACTACTCCCTGTTCATCGTCAACCGGCACCGCGGCCAGCTGCTCTCCGGAATGGACCCGGAGGAATCCGTGGCGCTGGCCACGGGCACATCCGGCAATGCCGTGCTCTTCGCCGGCCTGACCGTTATCATCGCACTCGCCGCCCTCGTGGTCCCGGGCCTTCCGTTCCTGGCCGTGATGGGTCTCTCGGCCGCAGCAACGGTGGGCGTCGCCGTCGTCGTGGCCCTGACCCTGACGCCGGCCGTACTCTCCCTCGTGGGCCGGAAACTGATCTCCAAGCGGGCCTGGGCCAAGGCTGCCAGGCACAATGCGGCCCCCGGCCACGAAACCGAGGACCGGGCCAGGGACGAATACCGCAGCAGCCACGGCTGGGGTGGCATCGTCACCAACCACCCGTGGCTGGCCCTGCTGGCCGGCGTGGTGCTGCTCGGAGTCATGGCACTGCCGGCGAGCCAGCTCCGGCTTGCTTTGCCTGACGCCAGTTCCGAGCCGGTCGCCTCACAGGCATTCAAGGCCTACGACGTCACCAAGCGGAGCTTCGGCGAGGGCATGACCGGCCCGATCATCGTGGTGGGCGACCTCCCTGAGGGACTCAGCGAGGCCGACGCGCAGGCCAAGCAGTTCGACGTCGCGGACATACTGCGCGAGACCGGGAATGTCACGGCCGCCGTGCCCCTGGCCCTGAGTGAGGACCGCCGCACCGCAGTGTTCCAGGTCATCCCGAATGAAGGCCCGGCCAGTGCGAGCACCGTTCAGGTGGTCTCCGAACTGCGCGCCGAAAAGGACCAGATCAAGGATTCCACCGGCGTCAGCATCGGCCTCACCGGCCAGACCGCCGGCAACGTCGATGTGTCCACCAAACTCGGCGACGCGCTGCCGCCGTACCTGGCGATTGTGGTGGGCCTCTCGTTGATCCTGCTGCTGCTCGTGTTCCGTTCCATCTGGGTGCCGCTGCTGGCCACCGGCGGGTTCCTGCTCTCGCTTGCGGCTGCGTTCGGCGCGGTCGTTGCCGTTTACCAGTGGGGCTGGCTGGGGATGGTGTTCGGCGTCGAAAATCCGGGCGCTGTGCTGAGCTTCCTGCCCATCATCCTGATCGGTGTCCTTTTCGGACTCGCCATGGACTACCAGGTGTTCATTACCTCGGGCATGCGTGAATCGTTCATGCACGGCGAATCGGCAAAGCACGCCGTCCGGAGCGGTTTCAGCCATGCCTCTGCAGTGGTCACCGCGGCCGCCATCATCATGGTCAGCGTTTTCGCCGGCTTCATCTTCTCGCATCTGAACATGGTCCGGCCGCTCGGCTTCGCCATGGCCTTCGGTGTGCTGATTGATGCCTTCGTGGTCCGGATGACGATCGTTCCGGCCGTGATGTACCTGCTCGGCGAAAAGGCCTGGTGGCTCCCGCGCTGGCTGGACCGCATCCTGCCGGACGTCGACGTGGAGGGCACGAAACTCCGGAAGGATGAGACCGCCGTCGTGACAGAAGCGGAAGAGGTCGGCGCACGCTGA
- a CDS encoding TetR/AcrR family transcriptional regulator produces MTPSQNAPGQASGATATPSRRELNKAATRQAITDAALQLLRSKGPGNFTVEDIAEAAAISRRTFFNYFSSTEAALAAVTHGFLDHALAQFRLRPAHEPILESARAALIQLADPMTVAPMAELYSLAQSNPQLNRSELEAWDHCTAEIIDAARERFAQTPGAEFDELYLRALAGSLISCGKAAMDVWFARCGGSLTADSLSILRQLLIDSMSMLGSGFARPETPQASTTANNSTATPFADRL; encoded by the coding sequence GTGACCCCTTCACAGAACGCGCCAGGCCAGGCTTCCGGCGCCACCGCAACACCCTCGCGACGTGAACTCAACAAGGCGGCAACGCGCCAGGCCATTACCGATGCCGCCCTCCAGCTTTTACGCAGCAAGGGACCGGGTAACTTCACGGTGGAGGACATTGCCGAGGCCGCCGCCATTTCCCGGCGCACTTTCTTCAACTACTTCAGCAGCACGGAGGCGGCCCTGGCAGCGGTGACCCACGGTTTCCTGGACCACGCCCTTGCGCAGTTCCGGCTGCGGCCAGCCCACGAGCCCATCCTGGAGTCGGCCCGGGCGGCCCTGATCCAGCTTGCCGACCCCATGACCGTGGCCCCCATGGCCGAGCTGTACAGCCTGGCGCAGTCCAACCCGCAGCTCAACCGCTCCGAACTGGAAGCATGGGACCACTGCACCGCGGAAATCATCGACGCTGCCCGCGAACGGTTCGCCCAAACTCCCGGTGCGGAATTCGACGAACTTTATCTGCGCGCGCTCGCCGGTTCCCTCATCTCCTGCGGCAAGGCTGCAATGGATGTCTGGTTCGCCCGGTGCGGCGGGTCCCTCACCGCGGACTCCCTCTCCATCCTCAGGCAACTCCTGATCGATTCCATGAGCATGCTGGGCTCCGGATTCGCCCGCCCCGAAACGCCCCAGGCCAGCACCACGGCCAACAACTCCACCGCCACCCCTTTCGCAGATCGGCTCTGA
- a CDS encoding dicarboxylate/amino acid:cation symporter, which translates to MSTQTSTPSPAGNTGFRLPKWAGSFGFQIIAALIVGLGLGLLAKYTGSTKASPNALGATLQTIGSSYVSLLQTAVVPLIFTAVVSSISNLRQVSNAAKLAWNTLLWFAITSLIAVLIGIGLGVLLQPGASTGITQEAKYSGKSGDWWAFLVGLFPKNFLGLGASSTVAESGAVTTAVSFNVLQILVIAIAVGVAALKVGKAAEPFLTLNASALAVIQKVLWWIIRIAPLGTVGLIGNAVAVYGWDTIGSLGKFTFAIYVGLALVLFVVYPVLIRTHGLSVKQYFSGVWPAVQLAFVSRSSVGTLPLTQRVTERSLGVPRAYASFAVPLGATTKMDGCAAIYPAISAIFVAQFFGIQLDFSQYLLIALVSVLGSAATAGTTGAVVMLTLTLSTLGLPLAGVGLLLAIDPILDMGRTAVNVAGQALVPTIVAKRQGILDESLYNAPRNGDPFADDSTEAVADPTAAAVDGRELADAKA; encoded by the coding sequence GTGAGCACTCAAACCAGCACCCCCTCCCCCGCAGGAAACACCGGCTTCCGGCTGCCCAAATGGGCCGGTTCATTCGGCTTCCAGATCATCGCCGCCCTGATCGTGGGCCTGGGCCTCGGCCTCCTGGCCAAGTACACGGGCAGCACCAAGGCGAGCCCCAATGCCCTCGGCGCCACCCTGCAGACCATCGGCTCGAGCTACGTCTCGCTGCTGCAGACCGCCGTGGTTCCCCTCATCTTCACCGCGGTGGTCAGCTCGATCTCGAACCTCCGCCAGGTGTCCAACGCCGCAAAGCTGGCGTGGAACACGCTCCTATGGTTCGCCATCACGTCCCTGATCGCAGTGCTGATCGGCATCGGCCTGGGTGTGCTGCTCCAGCCCGGCGCCAGCACCGGCATCACCCAGGAAGCCAAGTACTCCGGCAAGTCCGGTGACTGGTGGGCGTTCCTGGTCGGACTCTTCCCCAAGAACTTCCTGGGCCTGGGTGCCAGCTCCACCGTTGCTGAATCAGGCGCCGTGACCACCGCGGTCAGCTTCAATGTCCTCCAGATCCTGGTGATCGCGATCGCCGTCGGCGTGGCCGCCCTGAAGGTGGGCAAGGCAGCTGAGCCGTTCCTGACCCTGAACGCTTCCGCCCTCGCCGTCATCCAGAAGGTGCTGTGGTGGATCATCCGGATCGCCCCGCTGGGCACCGTTGGCCTCATTGGCAACGCCGTGGCCGTCTACGGCTGGGACACCATCGGGTCGCTCGGCAAGTTCACCTTTGCCATCTACGTGGGCCTGGCCCTGGTGCTGTTCGTGGTCTACCCCGTCCTGATCCGCACCCACGGGTTGTCCGTCAAGCAGTATTTCTCCGGTGTCTGGCCCGCTGTGCAGCTGGCCTTCGTTTCCCGCTCTTCCGTGGGCACCCTGCCGCTGACCCAGCGCGTCACCGAGCGCAGCCTGGGCGTCCCCCGGGCCTACGCCTCCTTCGCCGTGCCCCTGGGCGCCACCACCAAGATGGACGGTTGCGCCGCGATCTACCCTGCCATCTCGGCGATCTTCGTCGCCCAGTTCTTCGGCATCCAGTTGGACTTCAGCCAGTACCTGCTGATCGCCCTCGTCTCCGTGCTGGGCTCCGCCGCGACTGCCGGTACCACCGGCGCCGTCGTCATGCTGACCCTGACGCTCTCCACGCTGGGACTGCCGCTGGCCGGCGTCGGCCTCCTGCTGGCGATCGATCCGATCCTGGACATGGGCCGCACGGCGGTCAATGTCGCCGGGCAGGCGCTCGTCCCCACGATCGTTGCCAAGCGCCAGGGCATCCTGGACGAGTCGCTCTACAACGCACCGCGTAACGGCGACCCGTTCGCAGACGACTCCACCGAGGCGGTTGCCGATCCGACGGCGGCTGCAGTGGACGGCCGCGAACTTGCCGACGCGAAAGCCTGA
- a CDS encoding DUF885 domain-containing protein yields MTTESAASARPHTAIDAVADGYTDTLIRLNPSFATVLGVPGRETEFQDFSPAGIERFMRAATEALNALDGLEPVDDVDAVTLDAMRERLGLQLEIHASGWDAAELNNIESPAQTIRSIFDLMPTDTAEHWEHIAGRAHSVPGAIDGYIESLRSAKEQGKVSAARQVAIVIEQATKYAAVDGFFAKKAAGAKTQDGPLSAELRAKLDAGAAAASAAYVKLADFLSAELLPVAPAKDAVGRDRYALASRAFLGATVDLDETYAWGVQELERLIAEQERVANEIRPGASVAEAKEILNSDPARQLKGTDALKAWMQDLSDKAVADLAGVHFEIPDIMKTLECLIAPTDEGGIYYTGPSDDFSRPGRMWWSVPAGEDTFTTWAETTTVFHEGVPGHHLQIATAVYRRELLNKWRRNVCWTSGHGEGWALYAEKLMQELGYLKDPGDHMGMLDMQRMRAARVVFDIGVHLELEVPERWGSGTWTPDKGYGFLKENLAISEGQLNFEFARYLGWPGQAPSYKVGQRLWEQIRAELEARPGFDLKAFHTKALNIGSVGLDTLKRALLG; encoded by the coding sequence GTGACTACCGAATCCGCAGCCTCCGCGCGCCCCCATACAGCCATCGACGCCGTCGCCGACGGCTACACGGACACCCTGATACGGCTCAATCCGAGCTTCGCCACAGTGCTGGGCGTACCGGGCCGTGAGACCGAATTCCAGGACTTCTCGCCGGCCGGCATCGAAAGGTTCATGAGAGCGGCCACGGAAGCGCTCAACGCACTTGACGGACTGGAGCCGGTGGACGACGTGGACGCCGTAACGCTCGACGCCATGCGCGAACGGCTGGGACTGCAGTTGGAAATCCACGCATCGGGCTGGGATGCCGCCGAACTGAACAACATCGAATCGCCGGCACAGACTATCCGCTCCATTTTCGACCTGATGCCCACCGACACCGCCGAACACTGGGAGCACATCGCCGGCCGTGCCCACAGCGTCCCCGGAGCGATCGACGGTTATATCGAGTCGCTGCGTTCCGCAAAGGAGCAGGGCAAGGTCTCCGCTGCCCGGCAGGTGGCCATCGTCATCGAGCAGGCCACCAAATACGCCGCCGTGGACGGCTTCTTCGCGAAGAAGGCCGCCGGCGCAAAGACCCAGGACGGCCCGCTTTCCGCGGAACTGCGGGCAAAACTTGACGCCGGCGCTGCCGCGGCCAGCGCAGCCTACGTGAAACTGGCGGACTTCCTCTCCGCCGAGCTGCTCCCCGTGGCACCGGCCAAGGACGCGGTGGGCCGGGACCGCTATGCACTGGCGTCCCGGGCATTCCTCGGCGCGACCGTGGACCTCGACGAGACGTACGCCTGGGGCGTCCAGGAACTCGAGCGGCTCATCGCCGAACAGGAACGCGTGGCCAACGAGATCCGGCCCGGCGCTTCCGTGGCGGAAGCCAAGGAGATCCTGAACAGCGATCCCGCCCGGCAACTCAAAGGCACCGACGCCTTAAAGGCGTGGATGCAGGACCTCTCGGACAAGGCCGTGGCGGATCTCGCCGGTGTTCACTTCGAGATCCCGGACATCATGAAGACGCTCGAATGCCTGATCGCCCCCACGGACGAAGGCGGCATCTACTACACCGGCCCTTCCGACGACTTCAGCAGGCCGGGCCGGATGTGGTGGTCCGTACCTGCGGGCGAGGACACGTTCACCACGTGGGCAGAGACCACCACGGTGTTCCACGAAGGCGTACCCGGACACCACCTCCAGATCGCTACGGCCGTCTACCGCCGGGAGCTGCTCAACAAGTGGCGACGCAACGTCTGCTGGACGTCCGGCCACGGCGAAGGCTGGGCACTGTACGCCGAGAAACTGATGCAGGAACTGGGTTACCTCAAGGACCCGGGCGACCACATGGGCATGCTGGACATGCAGCGCATGCGTGCGGCGCGTGTGGTGTTCGACATCGGCGTACACCTGGAGCTGGAGGTTCCGGAACGCTGGGGCAGCGGCACCTGGACACCGGACAAGGGGTACGGCTTCCTGAAAGAGAACCTGGCGATCAGTGAGGGCCAGCTCAATTTCGAGTTCGCCCGCTACCTGGGATGGCCGGGCCAGGCGCCGTCCTACAAGGTGGGCCAGCGCCTCTGGGAACAGATCCGCGCCGAGCTTGAAGCCCGCCCCGGTTTCGACCTGAAGGCCTTCCACACCAAGGCCCTGAACATCGGCTCCGTGGGGCTCGATACCCTCAAGCGCGCACTGCTTGGGTAA
- a CDS encoding acyl-CoA carboxylase subunit epsilon yields MSPDVEPAAKAAVEPAQTPDGSGAEAAEPLFSVVKGKPTDVELVALTAVVLSLGSAEPEGEAKPSVRHWVRRQQLRLAPAPGPGAWKRSRG; encoded by the coding sequence GTGAGCCCGGACGTGGAGCCGGCCGCAAAGGCGGCGGTTGAACCCGCGCAGACTCCGGACGGAAGCGGCGCCGAGGCCGCGGAGCCGCTGTTCTCCGTGGTCAAGGGCAAACCGACCGACGTCGAACTCGTGGCGTTGACCGCCGTCGTGCTCTCCCTCGGCAGTGCCGAGCCGGAAGGCGAGGCCAAGCCCAGTGTCCGCCACTGGGTGCGCCGGCAGCAGCTGCGCCTGGCCCCCGCCCCCGGGCCGGGAGCCTGGAAGCGCAGCCGCGGCTGA
- a CDS encoding acyl-CoA carboxylase subunit beta, producing the protein MSHDLTTTAGKIADFRDRQARAEQPSGPEAIEKQHARGKNTARERIDLLLDADSFVEFDALAVHRSTAFGMEKKKPLGDGLVSGYGTVDGRPVAVYSQDFSVYGGSLSQVNGEKIVKVQEFALRNGCPVVGILDGGGARIQEGVASLAMFADIFRNNVHASGVVPQISLIMGPSAGGAAYSPALTDYVVMVDKTSHMFITGPDVIKTVTGEDVDMETLGGARQHNANTGTSTYLAADEADAIEFVRELLDFLPSNNLAEAPVQEHQQDLEVDDDDLALDTLIPDSANQPYDMRKVVEQIVDDGHFLEMQALYAPNVMIGYGRIEGHTVGVVANQPMQFAGTLDISASEKAARFVRHCDAFNIPIITLVDVPGFLPGKDQEFQGIIRRGAKLLYAYAEATVPKLTVITRKAYGGAYIVMGSKKLGADLNLAWPTAQIGVMGAQGAVNILYRRELAAVAEAGGDVEAKRAEVIRQYEEELLNPYQAAQLGYVDAVIAPSETRVQIIKGLRALRDKRASLPAKKHGNIPL; encoded by the coding sequence ATGAGCCACGATCTGACCACGACAGCGGGAAAGATTGCCGACTTCCGCGACCGCCAGGCGCGTGCCGAGCAGCCATCCGGCCCCGAGGCCATCGAAAAGCAGCACGCCCGCGGCAAGAACACCGCGCGTGAACGCATCGACCTCCTACTGGACGCGGATTCCTTCGTGGAATTCGACGCCCTGGCCGTGCACCGCTCCACGGCCTTCGGCATGGAAAAGAAGAAGCCCCTGGGCGACGGACTGGTGTCCGGATACGGCACGGTGGACGGCCGCCCCGTGGCCGTGTACAGCCAGGACTTCTCGGTCTACGGCGGTTCACTTAGCCAGGTTAATGGCGAGAAGATCGTCAAGGTGCAGGAATTCGCGTTGCGCAACGGCTGCCCGGTAGTAGGCATTCTCGACGGCGGCGGCGCACGCATCCAGGAAGGCGTCGCCTCCCTGGCCATGTTCGCGGACATCTTCCGCAACAACGTCCATGCGTCCGGAGTGGTCCCGCAGATTTCCCTCATCATGGGACCCTCGGCCGGCGGCGCGGCCTACTCCCCCGCCCTGACCGACTACGTGGTCATGGTGGACAAGACCTCCCACATGTTCATCACCGGGCCGGACGTGATCAAGACCGTCACCGGCGAGGACGTTGACATGGAAACCCTGGGCGGTGCGCGGCAGCACAACGCCAACACGGGCACGTCCACATACCTGGCTGCGGACGAGGCGGACGCCATCGAGTTCGTCCGCGAACTCCTGGACTTCCTGCCCTCCAACAACCTCGCCGAGGCTCCGGTGCAGGAACACCAGCAGGATCTGGAGGTCGACGACGACGATCTCGCCCTGGACACGCTCATTCCGGATTCCGCCAACCAGCCCTACGACATGCGCAAAGTCGTGGAGCAGATCGTGGACGACGGCCATTTCCTCGAGATGCAGGCACTGTACGCACCCAACGTGATGATCGGCTACGGCCGGATCGAAGGGCACACTGTAGGCGTCGTCGCGAACCAGCCCATGCAGTTCGCCGGCACCCTGGACATCTCGGCCTCGGAAAAGGCCGCGCGCTTCGTCCGCCACTGCGACGCCTTCAACATCCCCATCATCACGCTGGTGGACGTGCCGGGCTTCCTTCCGGGCAAGGACCAGGAATTCCAGGGAATCATCCGCCGCGGCGCCAAGCTCCTGTATGCCTACGCCGAGGCGACCGTCCCCAAGCTCACGGTCATCACCCGCAAGGCATACGGCGGGGCCTACATCGTGATGGGATCCAAAAAGCTCGGCGCCGACCTTAATCTGGCCTGGCCCACGGCCCAGATCGGCGTCATGGGCGCGCAGGGCGCCGTCAACATCCTGTACCGCCGTGAGCTTGCCGCTGTTGCGGAGGCCGGCGGCGATGTCGAGGCCAAGCGCGCAGAGGTCATCCGGCAGTACGAGGAAGAGCTGCTCAACCCCTACCAGGCGGCCCAGCTTGGCTATGTGGATGCCGTTATTGCACCCTCGGAGACCCGGGTACAGATCATCAAGGGCCTGCGCGCCCTGCGGGACAAGCGCGCCAGCCTTCCCGCCAAGAAGCACGGAAACATTCCGCTGTGA